The DNA region GTGCGGAACGATGCTGGTGCATTTCGATGACGAACTGATCATCACGGCCTTGAAAAAACGCCTTGCCAAGATGCAGACCGCACTTGATAATGCCTGAATATTCCAAAACTCTTTTTTCCGCCGGATGTGACGCCGGGGTTGTTTCCCACTGCGAAAAAGTTGCCGAGGTCGCCGCACGGTATGTCGGCGAATCGGTCGATTCCGAGTTAGTGCATGCCGGGGCAATGCTGCATGACATCGGGAGATCGAAGACGCATTCGATCAAACATGCCGCGAAAGGAGCGAAGATCTGCCGCCGTCTGGAACTTTCCGAGGATATCGTCAAAATCGTCGGAAGGCATACGGGAGCCGGTC from Methanocorpusculum labreanum Z includes:
- a CDS encoding HDIG domain-containing metalloprotein, with the translated sequence MPEYSKTLFSAGCDAGVVSHCEKVAEVAARYVGESVDSELVHAGAMLHDIGRSKTHSIKHAAKGAKICRRLELSEDIVKIVGRHTGAGLTEDESVLLSLSPVSVVPETLEEKIVAHADNLVSGSREVTIYQRMMQIADLPAGSKRKIWRLSMEVELLAE